One region of Salvia miltiorrhiza cultivar Shanhuang (shh) chromosome 3, IMPLAD_Smil_shh, whole genome shotgun sequence genomic DNA includes:
- the LOC131018024 gene encoding glycosyl hydrolase 5 family protein-like, which translates to MATNYLVVFLLLQIVAFCSSSPLSTNSRWIVDDASGKRVKLACVNWASHLEPMIAEGLEKKPINEIIKKISETGFNCVRFTWATYMFTRPDYGNLKVSESLDKYNLSAAKAGIAKNNPQFLEMTVVELHKAVVSELGKNKVMVVLDNHVSRPTWCCAGNDGNGFFGDAYFDPSEWLQGLAAVATTYKGFPEVVGMSMRNELRGGRQNVPDWYKYMQEGANTIHAQSPDFLVIVSGLYTDTNLGYLRSKPFAVNFTNKLVFEAHWYTFGIPAKSWTAQTNNLCATVTKRARDNYFFLTTAANNSFPVFISEFGIDESGERVAESRYITCFLAAVAENDVDWALWTLQGSYILRQGKVNLEEAFGVLDINWDHPRNTTFLSRLQIVQQMNQDFTSKKPTYYKMFHPLSGQCVQIVKNETVLANCKDASRWDQHQDGGPIKLAEGAGCLGVAGDGAAPRVSSDCSSNGSKWKIVSSSGLHLAAQDGKGEYLCLEVNASDSKLVTKKCLCVADNLTNLRTCADNPQPQWFKLVPANV; encoded by the exons ATGGCGACgaattatttggtggtgttTCTGCTTCTGCAAATCGTCGCCTTCTGCAGTTCATCGCCGCTGTCGACGAACTCGCGATGGATAGTGGACGACGCGAGCGGGAAGCGCGTGAAGCTAGCGTGTGTGAATTGGGCTTCACACTTGGAGCCAATGATCGCAGAGGGCCTCGAAAAGAAGCCAATCAACGAGATAATAAAGAAGATAAGTGAAACGGGGTTTAACTGCGTGAGGTTCACGTGGGCGACGTATATGTTCACGAGGCCTGATTACGGCAACCTTAAAGTCTCCGAATCCTTGGATAAGTATAATCTGTCGGCGGCGAAAGCCGGCATTGCCAAGAACAATCCTCAGTTCTTGGAGATGACGGTGGTGGAGCTTCACAAGGCTGTGGTGAGTGAGCTCGGGAAGAATAAGGTGATGGTGGTGCTCGACAATCATGTTAGCCGTCCCACGTGGTGCTGCGCCGGCAACGACGGCAATGGCTTCTTCGGAGATGCCTACTTTGACCCCAGCGAGTGGTTGCAAGGCCTAGCTGCTGTGGCCACAACATACAAGGGTTTTCCTGAG GTCGTCGGTATGAGTATGAGAAACGAGCTACGAGGCGGGCGGCAGAACGTGCCGGACTGGTACAAGTACATGCAAGAAGGAGCCAATACAATCCACGCCCAAAGCCCTGATTTCCTAGTCATCGTCTCCGGCCTATACACCGACACCAACCTCGGCTACCTCCGCTCGAAGCCCTTTGCAGTTAATTTCACCAACAAATTAGTCTTCGAAGCGCATTGGTACACATTCGGCATCCCCGCCAAGAGCTGGACTGCCCAGACCAACAATCTGTGCGCCACGGTCACGAAAAGGGCACGAGACAATTACTTCTTCTTGACTACTGCAGCCAACAACTCTTTCCCTGTCTTCATAAGTGAATTCGGCATTGATGAAAGTGGTGAGAGAGTTGCAGAGAGCAGATACATCACTTGCTTCTTGGCTGCGGTTGCTGAGAATGATGTGGATTGGGCTTTGTGGACTTTGCAAGGCAGCTACATACTTAGACAGGGTAAAGTGAATCTTGAGGAAGCTTTTGGAGTTCTTGATATTAATTGGGATCATCCCAGAAACACTACTTTCCTTAGCAGGTTGCAAATTGTTCAACAGATGAATCAAG ATTTCACGTCCAAGAAACCAACATATTACAAAATGTTCCATCCCTTGAGTGGACAATGTgtgcaaattgtgaagaatGAGACAGTTTTAGCCAACTGCAAAGATGCAAGCCGATGGGATCAACACCAAGATGGCGGCCCTATCAAGTTGGCGGAGGGTGCAGGGTGCCTGGGGGTGGCCGGAGACGGGGCCGCGCCTCGTGTTTCGAGTGACTGTTCGAGCAATGGGAGCAAGTGGAAGATTGTATCGAGCTCAGGTCTTCATTTGGCTGCTCAAGATGGGAAGGGGGAATATTTGTGCTTGGAAGTGAATGCTTCAGATTCTAAACTTGTGACCAAAAAATGTTTGTGTGTTGCAGACAATCTTACTAATCTACGCACCTGTGCTGACAATCCTCAACCACAATGGTTTAAACTTGTTCCAGCAAATGTTTGA